Proteins found in one Canis aureus isolate CA01 chromosome 19, VMU_Caureus_v.1.0, whole genome shotgun sequence genomic segment:
- the ISY1 gene encoding pre-mRNA-splicing factor ISY1 homolog isoform X3 produces the protein MLIIGEISKKVAQIQNAGLGEFRIRDLNDEINKLLREKGHWEVRIKELGGPDYGKVGPKMLDHEGKEVPGNRGYKYFGAAKDLPGVRELFEKEPLPPPRKTRAELMKAIDFEYYGYLDEDDGVIVPLEQEYEKKFRAGLVEKWKAEREARLARGEKEEEEEEEEEINIYAVTEEESDEEGSQEKGGEDGQQKFIAHVPVPSQQEIEEALVRRKKMELLQKYASETLQAQSEEAKRLLGY, from the exons CTGGTTTAGGTGAATTCCGGATTCGTGACCTGAATGATGAAATTAATAAACTGCTAAGAGAAAAAGGACACTGGGAAGTCCGGATAAAAGAGCTGGGCGGTCCTGATTATGGG AAAGTTGGTCCTAAAATGCTGGATCATGAAGGGAAAGAAGTCCCAGGAAATCGAGGCTACAAGTACTTTGGAGCGGCGAAGGATTTGCCTGGTGTCAGAGAGCTATTTGAAAAAGAAC CTCTTCCTCCTCCAAGAAAGACACGTGCTGAGCTCATGAAAGCAATCGATTTTGAATACTATGGTTACCTTGATGAAGATGATGGTGTCATCGTGCCTTTGGAACAGgaatatgaaaagaaat TCAGGGCTGGATTAGTGGAAAAgtggaaagcagagagagaagcccgGCTGgcaagaggagaaaaggaggaggaggaagaagaggaggaagagatcaATATATATGCTGTCACCGAAGAGGAG TCTGATGAGGAAGGCAGCCAGGAGAAAGGAGGTGAAGACGGACAACAGAAGTTCATTGCCCATGTCCCAGTGCCATCCCAGCAAGAG ATCGAGGAGGCACTTGTGCGAAGGAAGAAGATGGAACTCCTCCAGAAGTATGCTAGTGAGACCCTGCAGGCCCAGAGCGAAGAGGCCAAAAGACTTCTGGGGTATTAG